Proteins encoded in a region of the Mycobacterium branderi genome:
- a CDS encoding PPOX class F420-dependent oxidoreductase, which produces MGTNQRAQIVMSEAEIADFVATSRTGTLATIGPDGQPHLTAMWYGVVDGEIWLETKAKSQKAVNLRRDPRVSFLLEGGNTYDTLRGVSFEGVAEIVEDPDAIFRVGVSVWERYTGPYTDDMKPMVDQMMNKRVAVRIVVRRTRSWDHRKLGLPAMPVGGSTAPAAV; this is translated from the coding sequence ATGGGAACCAACCAGCGCGCACAGATTGTCATGTCCGAGGCGGAGATCGCCGACTTCGTCGCCACCAGCCGCACGGGAACCTTGGCCACCATCGGGCCCGACGGGCAGCCGCACCTGACCGCGATGTGGTACGGCGTGGTGGACGGCGAAATCTGGCTCGAGACCAAAGCCAAGTCGCAGAAGGCAGTCAATCTCCGGCGCGATCCGCGGGTGAGTTTTCTGCTCGAGGGCGGCAACACCTATGACACGCTGCGCGGGGTGTCCTTCGAAGGTGTGGCCGAGATCGTCGAGGATCCCGACGCAATCTTTCGGGTGGGAGTCAGCGTGTGGGAGCGCTACACCGGCCCCTACACCGACGACATGAAGCCGATGGTGGACCAGATGATGAACAAGCGTGTCGCGGTGCGCATCGTGGTCCGCCGTACTCGGTCGTGGGATCACCGCAAGCTGGGACTGCCTGCGATGCCGGTGGGCGGTTCGACGGCGCCCGCCGCCGTCTAA
- the leuD gene encoding 3-isopropylmalate dehydratase small subunit, which produces MEAFRTHTGIGVPLRRSNVDTDQIIPAVYLKRVTRTGFEDGLFAAWRTDPSFVLNLSPFDRGSVLVAGPDFGTGSSREHAVWALMDYGFRVVISSRFADIFRGNAGKAGLLAAEVAQDDVELLWKLIEGSPGLEITVNLQDRNVTAGTVVVPFKIDDYTAWRLAEGLDDIALTLRKLDQIESFEASRQSWKPRTVPAS; this is translated from the coding sequence ATGGAAGCGTTTCGTACCCACACCGGCATTGGGGTGCCATTGCGGCGGTCGAATGTGGACACCGATCAGATCATTCCTGCGGTCTATTTGAAGCGCGTAACCCGAACGGGTTTCGAAGACGGATTGTTCGCGGCTTGGCGCACCGACCCGTCTTTCGTGCTGAATCTCAGCCCATTCGACAGGGGTTCAGTACTGGTCGCCGGACCAGATTTCGGCACGGGCTCCTCGCGCGAGCATGCGGTGTGGGCCCTGATGGACTACGGATTCCGGGTGGTCATCTCATCCCGCTTCGCCGACATTTTCCGGGGCAATGCGGGCAAGGCAGGGCTGTTGGCGGCCGAAGTAGCCCAAGACGACGTGGAACTGCTCTGGAAGCTCATCGAGGGCAGCCCGGGGCTGGAAATCACTGTCAATCTTCAAGATCGGAATGTGACCGCGGGAACGGTGGTGGTGCCGTTCAAGATTGACGACTACACCGCCTGGCGTCTGGCTGAAGGACTCGACGATATAGCCCTTACGCTGCGAAAACTCGATCAGATCGAGTCTTTCGAGGCGTCTCGCCAAAGCTGGAAACCGCGCACTGTGCCGGCTTCCTGA
- a CDS encoding HU family DNA-binding protein, with protein MNKAELIDVLTEKLGSDRRSATAAVENVVDTIVRAVHKGESVTITGFGVFEQRRRAARVARNPRTGETVKVKPTSVPAFRPGAQFKAVVSGAQRLPAEGPAVKRGVTASGARKAVKKSPAKKAAKKAAKKAPARKAVAKKSPAKKAATKRTAAKKATKRAPAKKATKSTARKATKSTARKATKAPARKTAAKKSPAKKATARRGRR; from the coding sequence ATGAACAAAGCGGAGCTCATCGACGTACTCACAGAGAAATTGGGCTCGGATCGTAGATCGGCCACCGCCGCCGTCGAGAACGTCGTCGACACCATTGTGCGGGCGGTGCACAAGGGTGAGAGCGTCACCATTACCGGCTTCGGCGTATTTGAACAACGCCGCCGTGCAGCGCGCGTGGCTCGCAATCCCCGCACCGGTGAGACGGTGAAGGTGAAGCCGACGTCGGTGCCGGCATTTCGTCCAGGCGCTCAATTCAAAGCGGTTGTCTCTGGCGCACAGCGCCTCCCAGCGGAAGGACCTGCCGTGAAACGTGGTGTGACAGCCAGCGGCGCAAGGAAAGCGGTGAAGAAGTCGCCGGCTAAGAAGGCCGCTAAGAAGGCCGCGAAAAAGGCGCCGGCCCGCAAGGCCGTCGCGAAGAAGTCACCGGCCAAGAAGGCCGCGACCAAGCGGACGGCTGCTAAGAAGGCCACCAAGCGGGCGCCGGCCAAGAAGGCGACCAAGTCGACAGCCAGGAAGGCAACGAAGTCGACAGCCAGGAAGGCAACCAAGGCTCCAGCCCGTAAGACTGCAGCCAAGAAGTCGCCGGCCAAGAAGGCAACTGCGCGGCGCGGCCGCCGGTAA
- the leuC gene encoding 3-isopropylmalate dehydratase large subunit, whose amino-acid sequence MRTRPRTLAEKVWDDHVVVSGGGTEPDLIYIDLHLVHEVTSPQAFDGLRLAGRPVRRPDLTLATEDHNVPTIDIDKPIADPVSRNQVETLRRNCEEFGIRLYPMGNIEQGIVHVVGPQLGLTQPGMTVVCGDSHTSTHGAFGALAMGIGTSEVEHVLATQTLPLRPFKTMAVNVDGELPRGVTAKDIILAVIAKIGTGGGQGHVIEYRGSAIESLSMEARMTICNMSIEAGARAGMVAPDATTYEFLRGRPHAPAGADWDAALAYWEQLRTDQGAEFDTEVYLDAASLSPFVTWGTNPGQGVPLAAAVPDPELMTDEAERQSAEKALAYMDLRPGTPMRDIAVDAVFVGSCTNGRIEDLRAVAEVLRGRKVADGVRMLVVPGSMRVRAQAEAEGLAEIFTAAGAEWRQAGCSMCLGMNPDQLAPGERCAATSNRNFEGRQGKGGRTHLVSPAVAAATAVRGKLSAPADLD is encoded by the coding sequence GTGAGAACAAGGCCGCGCACGCTGGCTGAGAAAGTTTGGGACGACCACGTGGTGGTGTCGGGTGGCGGAACCGAACCGGACCTGATCTACATCGATCTGCACCTGGTGCACGAGGTCACCAGTCCACAGGCATTCGACGGCTTGCGATTGGCCGGCCGTCCGGTGCGGCGGCCGGATCTGACGCTTGCCACCGAAGACCACAACGTGCCGACCATCGACATCGACAAGCCGATCGCCGACCCGGTGTCGCGCAACCAAGTCGAGACGCTGCGGCGCAACTGCGAGGAATTCGGCATCCGGCTCTATCCGATGGGCAACATCGAGCAGGGCATCGTGCATGTCGTCGGACCGCAACTGGGACTCACTCAACCGGGTATGACGGTCGTCTGCGGCGACAGCCACACGTCCACTCACGGCGCATTCGGTGCGTTGGCAATGGGAATCGGGACTTCAGAGGTCGAGCATGTGCTGGCCACCCAGACGCTTCCGTTGCGGCCGTTCAAGACAATGGCGGTCAACGTCGACGGTGAGTTGCCGCGCGGTGTGACGGCCAAAGACATCATCCTGGCGGTGATCGCCAAGATCGGCACGGGCGGCGGTCAGGGCCATGTCATCGAATACCGCGGCAGCGCCATCGAATCGCTGTCGATGGAGGCCCGGATGACGATTTGCAACATGAGCATCGAAGCCGGTGCCCGTGCCGGAATGGTGGCACCGGATGCGACGACGTACGAGTTCTTGCGCGGTCGGCCGCATGCCCCGGCCGGCGCCGACTGGGATGCCGCACTGGCGTATTGGGAGCAGCTGCGCACCGACCAGGGCGCGGAATTCGACACCGAGGTCTATCTTGATGCCGCCTCGCTGAGTCCGTTCGTCACCTGGGGAACCAATCCGGGCCAGGGCGTGCCGCTGGCGGCCGCGGTCCCGGACCCAGAGCTGATGACCGACGAGGCCGAGCGTCAGTCCGCCGAGAAGGCGTTGGCGTACATGGACCTTCGACCGGGTACCCCGATGCGGGATATCGCGGTGGACGCAGTGTTCGTCGGATCGTGCACCAACGGTCGCATCGAGGACCTGCGCGCGGTGGCCGAGGTGTTGCGTGGCCGAAAGGTGGCCGACGGCGTGCGGATGCTGGTCGTGCCCGGGTCGATGCGCGTTCGTGCGCAGGCCGAAGCCGAAGGGCTGGCAGAGATCTTCACGGCTGCCGGCGCCGAGTGGCGGCAAGCCGGCTGCTCGATGTGTCTCGGGATGAATCCGGATCAGCTCGCGCCCGGAGAACGCTGCGCAGCGACCTCCAACCGCAATTTCGAAGGGCGGCAGGGCAAGGGCGGCCGTACGCATTTGGTGTCGCCGGCAGTCGCTGCGGCGACCGCGGTCCGCGGAAAACTGTCCGCGCCGGCCGACCTGGACTGA
- a CDS encoding fumarylacetoacetate hydrolase family protein: MRLGRIASPDGVAFVTIEGEPQDPAGMTVREIAEHPFGTPTFTGRSWPLADVRLLAPMLASKVICVGKNYAAHVAEMGGSGQDAADPVIFLKPNTAIIGPNVPIRLPANASPVHFEGELAAVISRPCKDVSADRAADSILGYTIANDVTARDQQQTDGQWTRAKGHDTFCPVGPWVVTDVDPSDVELCTEVNGQVKQRSRTSLMIHDIGAIVEWVSAVMTLLPGDLILTGTPEGVGPIEDGDTVSITVGGIGTLTNPVVRKGKS, encoded by the coding sequence ATGCGCCTTGGCCGAATCGCCAGCCCGGACGGCGTCGCCTTCGTCACCATCGAAGGCGAGCCGCAGGACCCCGCTGGGATGACTGTCCGCGAAATCGCCGAACATCCGTTCGGCACACCGACGTTCACCGGTCGCTCCTGGCCGTTGGCAGACGTGAGGCTGCTGGCCCCGATGCTGGCCAGCAAGGTGATCTGCGTCGGCAAGAACTACGCCGCGCACGTCGCCGAGATGGGCGGCTCCGGACAGGATGCGGCCGACCCGGTGATCTTTTTGAAGCCCAACACCGCGATCATCGGGCCCAATGTGCCGATTCGGTTGCCCGCCAATGCATCACCGGTGCATTTCGAAGGCGAGCTGGCCGCCGTCATCAGCCGGCCCTGCAAGGACGTCAGCGCCGACCGGGCGGCCGACAGCATCCTGGGCTACACGATCGCCAATGACGTGACTGCCCGCGATCAACAGCAGACCGACGGCCAGTGGACACGGGCGAAGGGCCACGACACCTTCTGTCCGGTCGGACCGTGGGTTGTCACCGACGTCGACCCGTCCGATGTCGAGCTGTGCACCGAGGTCAATGGACAGGTCAAACAACGCAGCCGTACCTCGTTGATGATTCACGACATCGGCGCGATCGTGGAATGGGTCTCGGCCGTGATGACCTTGCTGCCAGGTGATCTCATTCTCACCGGTACGCCCGAAGGCGTCGGGCCGATCGAGGACGGGGACACCGTCAGCATCACCGTCGGGGGAATCGGCACGTTGACCAATCCTGTTGTCCGCAAAGGAAAGTCGTGA
- a CDS encoding IclR family transcriptional regulator, whose translation MRQDSGIGVLDKAVGVLHAIAESPCGLAELCDRTRLPRATAHRLAVGLEVHRLLARDGEGRWRLGPAIGELAAQATDPLLTAGAAVLPRLREITGESVQLYRRDGSWRICVAALEPPAGLRDTVPVGARLPMTAGSGAKVLLAYSDAATQQAILPSAKFGERALAEVRRRGWAQSAAEREPGVASVSAPVRDRRGDVIAAISVSGPIDRMGRRPGARWAADLLAAADAVTRRL comes from the coding sequence ATGAGACAGGATAGCGGTATCGGCGTCCTCGACAAAGCCGTGGGGGTGCTGCACGCGATTGCGGAATCGCCCTGCGGATTGGCCGAATTGTGCGATCGCACCCGCCTGCCCAGGGCCACTGCGCACCGACTGGCCGTCGGCTTGGAAGTCCATCGCCTACTCGCACGCGACGGCGAAGGCCGATGGCGGCTCGGGCCGGCGATCGGCGAGTTGGCCGCGCAGGCGACCGATCCATTGCTGACGGCCGGCGCGGCCGTGCTGCCGCGGCTTCGTGAGATCACCGGCGAGAGTGTGCAGCTGTACCGTCGCGACGGCAGCTGGCGAATCTGTGTGGCCGCACTGGAACCGCCTGCGGGACTTCGCGATACCGTTCCGGTTGGCGCACGGCTGCCGATGACCGCAGGGTCGGGAGCCAAGGTGCTGTTGGCCTACAGCGACGCCGCCACCCAGCAGGCCATCCTGCCGTCGGCGAAATTCGGCGAACGCGCGCTGGCCGAAGTGCGTCGACGCGGGTGGGCGCAGAGCGCCGCCGAACGTGAGCCGGGCGTTGCCAGTGTGTCGGCGCCCGTGCGTGACAGGCGCGGTGACGTGATCGCGGCCATTTCGGTGTCGGGGCCGATCGATCGGATGGGACGACGGCCGGGCGCGCGCTGGGCCGCCGACCTGCTGGCCGCCGCCGACGCCGTGACGCGCCGGCTGTAG
- a CDS encoding TetR/AcrR family transcriptional regulator, whose translation MAGTARTYGGATHSERRSRRQTALLETALDLVAAGGVGSLTVRGVCARARLNDRYFYESYRNVDELVLAMLDDQISRAFSALLPAIEATPPDPVLRARAAIGSGLDFLADDPRRGRLLIESQTTDGLRARRLELVKMLAKVMADQGRALLDGQESLDPDLDLAAFTLVAGGFDLVTLWLRDELDVSREHLEDFLVAMVTGKRRSETL comes from the coding sequence ATGGCGGGCACGGCGCGCACCTACGGCGGTGCCACCCACAGCGAGCGGCGCTCGCGGCGGCAGACCGCGCTGCTCGAGACCGCGCTGGATCTGGTCGCTGCCGGAGGTGTCGGCAGCCTGACGGTGCGCGGCGTCTGCGCCCGGGCGCGGCTCAACGACCGCTACTTCTACGAGAGCTACCGCAACGTCGACGAGCTGGTGCTGGCGATGCTCGACGATCAGATCAGCAGGGCATTCAGCGCACTGCTGCCCGCGATCGAGGCCACCCCGCCCGATCCGGTGCTTCGGGCCCGCGCCGCCATCGGCAGCGGTCTGGATTTTCTGGCCGACGACCCGCGGCGCGGGCGGCTGCTGATCGAGTCGCAAACCACCGACGGATTGCGGGCGCGCCGGCTGGAGCTGGTCAAGATGCTGGCCAAAGTGATGGCCGATCAGGGGCGAGCTCTGCTCGACGGGCAGGAGTCGCTGGACCCAGACCTCGATCTGGCGGCGTTCACGCTTGTCGCCGGCGGGTTCGATCTGGTGACGCTGTGGTTGCGCGACGAACTCGACGTCAGCCGTGAGCACCTGGAGGACTTCTTGGTGGCGATGGTCACCGGGAAACGCCGGAGCGAGACGCTTTAA
- the gltX gene encoding glutamate--tRNA ligase — MSGGVRVRFCPSPTGVPHVGLIRTALFNWAYARHTGGTFVFRVEDTDPQRDTEESYLALLDALRWLGLNWDEGPEVGGPYGPYRQSQRGDIYRDVVDRLLAAGEAYQAFSTAEEVEARHLAAGRSPKLGYDNFDRDLTDEQRAAYLAEGRKPVVRLRMPDEDIGWDDLVRGPTTFAAGVVPDFALTRATGDPLYTLVNPVDDALMKITHVLRGEDLLPSTPRQIALYQALIRIGVADRVPEFAHLPTVLGEGTRKLSKRDPQSNLFAHRDRGFIPEGLLNYLALLGWSIAGDRDVFSIQEMVAAFDVADVNANPARFDQKKADAINAEHIRLLDPDDFTARLQAYFDVHGYDTGLDAAGFAVAAGLVQTRIVVLGDAWSLLKFLNDDEYAIDPKAAAKELGPDAGPVLDAAATSLDAVTDWTAAGIEAALKSALLEDLGLKPRKAFGPIRVAATGASISPPLFESLELLGRDRSLQRLRAAREH, encoded by the coding sequence GTGAGCGGCGGCGTTCGGGTCCGATTCTGCCCGTCGCCCACCGGCGTCCCTCACGTCGGACTGATCCGCACCGCGTTGTTCAACTGGGCCTACGCACGGCACACGGGCGGCACGTTCGTGTTCCGGGTGGAAGACACCGATCCTCAACGCGATACCGAGGAAAGCTATCTGGCGTTGCTGGACGCGTTGCGCTGGCTCGGGCTCAACTGGGACGAGGGCCCCGAGGTGGGCGGGCCGTATGGCCCGTACCGGCAGTCGCAGCGCGGCGACATCTACCGCGATGTGGTGGATCGCCTGCTCGCCGCGGGCGAGGCATACCAGGCCTTTTCGACGGCGGAAGAGGTCGAGGCGCGCCATCTCGCCGCGGGCCGCAGCCCGAAGTTGGGTTACGACAACTTCGACCGCGATTTGACCGACGAACAGCGCGCGGCCTATCTGGCCGAAGGTCGCAAACCCGTGGTGCGGTTACGGATGCCCGACGAGGACATCGGCTGGGACGATCTGGTGCGCGGACCGACCACTTTCGCGGCCGGCGTCGTACCCGACTTCGCGCTGACCCGGGCAACGGGGGATCCGTTGTACACCTTGGTCAACCCGGTCGACGACGCGCTGATGAAAATCACCCATGTGCTGCGCGGTGAAGATTTGTTGCCGTCGACTCCCCGCCAGATCGCGCTGTACCAGGCGCTCATCCGCATCGGCGTGGCCGATCGTGTACCTGAGTTCGCCCATCTGCCAACGGTATTGGGCGAAGGCACCCGCAAGCTGTCCAAGCGTGATCCGCAGTCGAACTTATTCGCTCACCGCGATCGCGGGTTCATTCCCGAGGGCCTGCTGAATTATCTGGCGTTGCTGGGCTGGTCGATCGCCGGGGACCGCGACGTGTTCAGCATTCAGGAGATGGTGGCCGCCTTCGACGTGGCCGACGTCAACGCGAACCCCGCCAGGTTCGACCAGAAGAAGGCCGACGCGATCAACGCCGAGCACATCCGGTTGCTCGACCCCGACGACTTCACCGCCAGACTGCAGGCCTACTTCGACGTGCATGGTTATGACACCGGGCTGGATGCGGCGGGGTTCGCGGTGGCCGCGGGGCTCGTGCAGACCCGCATCGTGGTGCTCGGCGACGCGTGGTCGCTGCTGAAATTCCTCAACGACGACGAGTACGCGATCGACCCGAAGGCCGCAGCCAAGGAGCTCGGCCCCGATGCGGGCCCGGTGCTTGACGCCGCCGCCACGTCCCTGGACGCCGTAACGGACTGGACCGCGGCGGGTATCGAGGCAGCACTCAAGAGCGCGCTGCTGGAGGATCTCGGCCTCAAACCGCGCAAGGCCTTCGGCCCGATCCGGGTGGCGGCCACCGGGGCGTCGATCAGCCCACCGCTGTTCGAATCGCTGGAGCTGCTTGGGCGCGACCGGAGCCTTCAGCGGCTGCGGGCAGCGCGTGAGCATTGA